The nucleotide window GACGCCGAAGGGGGCCTGCCACGAGAGGGTGCCGAGCGCGCCGCCGACCAGCGGCCAGATGACCGCGCCGACGCTGTTGGCGCTGCTTCGCAATCCCAGCGCCCGCTCCATCCGTTGGCCCTCGTAGAGTTCGTAGATGAGCACCGTGATACCGGTGTAGACGAAGGCGACGCCGACGCCTAACACCGCTCTCGAGGCGAGCAGCGGGCCGAACGAGTCGACGACCAGCCCGGCCCCGCCGCCGGCCGCGTACAACAGGAGGCCAATGATAAAGGGACGACGAGGGCCGACGCGGTCGATGAGCGCCCCCGCGATCGGGCTGACGAGAACGATGAGCGCCCCGTGAGTCGTGATGATGAGTCCGGCGTTCGACTCCGAGATCCCAAGGCTCGACTGGATCGCCGGCACGATCGGCCCGAGGATCGCCCCGGCCATCACTGTCAGCGTTGCCGATGCCAGAATTACCCACAGCGTCGCTCGTCTCTCCGATCCGGTCGTCATCGAGCCCTACTCGCGAGAGCAGCGCCAACACGGTTGTGGTTTCCGCGTCGCGTGCTCTCGGTGTCGTCAGCACCGAGATCCAAAGACGCGCGACCGATACTATCCCGACACGCGGCCGTCGTGTGGACTGCAGCGACAGTCAGTGAAGGCGGTATTCGGCCGGGATGCAACCGGGTGTTATTGTAGATCTCGCAGTTGTCGCTCGAGGCGGTGTAACTGACGCTGCATGTAGAGGATGTACGCGAACAGCGCGATGAATATCGCACCG belongs to Natronorubrum aibiense and includes:
- a CDS encoding CcmD family protein; this encodes MEPFLLAGYGAIFIALFAYILYMQRQLHRLERQLRDLQ